In the Cydia fagiglandana chromosome 14, ilCydFagi1.1, whole genome shotgun sequence genome, one interval contains:
- the LOC134670838 gene encoding splicing factor C9orf78, with the protein MESTSEAPEVKFKPIKKRNLRQRIKDEESDDEEQILAKLEETKELQKLRERPNGVSVIALATGQKVTIEEEVTCKDPFKVKAGGMVNMQALKSGKVKQVDDAYDTGIGTQFSAETNKRDEDEEMMKYIDEQLAKRKEGRNNDNKDSEHNDSLKYLSPEEAALLSLPEHLRVSSTHRSEEMLSNQMLSGIPEVDLGIDAKIKNIEATEEAKMKLLWERRNKKDGPSQFVPTNMAVNFVQHNRFNIDSDAKKRKVEKPEAPKTATSAIDESVDKIVKKAKGERATDDYHYERFKKQFRRY; encoded by the exons ATGGAGTCAACGAGCGAGGCTCCCGAGGTAAAATTTAAACCGATTAAGAAGCGGAACCTGAGGCAGCGTATTAAAGACGAAGAATCCGACGATGAAGAGCAGATATTGGCAAAATTAGAAGAGACAAAGGAGCTACAGAAGCTTCGAGAGCGTCCGAACGGGGTCAGCGTCATAGCGCTCGCTACGGGTCAGAAAGTTACTATAGAGGAAGAAGTGACATGCAAGGATCCGTTTAAGGTGAAAGCGGGGGGCATGGTGAACATGCAAGCGCTGAAGAGTGGAAAAGTTAAGCAGGTGGATGACGCGTACGACACTGGAATAGGGACGCAATTTTCTGCCGAGACTAACAAACGAGATGAAGACGAGGAAATGATGAAATATATTGACGAGCAGCTAGCTAAACGGAAAG aGGGACGCAATAATGATAACAAAGATTCAGAGCACAATGACTCGCTCAAATATTTATCTCCTGAAGAAGCTGCCTTGCTATCCCTGCCCGAGCACCTCCGTGTCTCCTCCACACACAGATCCGAAGAAATGCTCTCAAATCAAATGCTCAGCGGCATCCCTGAGGTTGACTTGGGCATCGatgctaaaattaaaaatattgaggCCACAGAAGAAGCTAAAATGAAACTATTATGGGAGCGACGGAATAAAAAAGATGGCCCGTCACAATTTGTCCCCACAAATATGGCTGTAAACTTTGTACAGCACAATAGGTTTAATATAGATAGTGATGCAAAGAAACGGAAAGTTGAGAAGCCAGAAGCTCCAAAGACTGCTACGAGTGCTATAGATGAAAGTGTAGATAAAATTGTTAAGAAGGCTAAAGGTGAAAGAGCGACTGATGATTACCATTATGAGAGATTTAAGAAACAATTTAGGCGGTACTAA